The following proteins are encoded in a genomic region of Alnus glutinosa chromosome 8, dhAlnGlut1.1, whole genome shotgun sequence:
- the LOC133875101 gene encoding uncharacterized protein LOC133875101, whose protein sequence is MSYSVVENIAKTYGYKSGDLMYYLLPGSTIRNGLTLITSNHDVIEMVKLHQGLPIVELYIVSFDEPLPDSEYEYDDDDGDDGGYSRIERDDPYWDEVYEPDLFVENNDIPETSMGGDMGAGQHVSGGGMREGEDVPGEGSVDNEDGEEGEESEESEDGVEDNDDDDDANSDMARSDILISPPNSDEEEEVAPQSKYVTKSSEFQMADLGHPEFVVGQKFSSIKIFRTAVRECNLNMGKDIKFKKNYLAKCIVVCRDPKCKYRLYGRKCKEEESFEIRSFQPKHTCRRNHKNSIVKSSWIADKLIDKFRAQPNMPVKAILGEVKDRWGVDVKKNRLYRARVLAKEKICGKVNVQYQKLWDYCETIRRTNIGSCIMMKLERPIPDLPAKF, encoded by the coding sequence ATGTCATATTCAGTGGTTGAAAATATTGCTAAAACTTATGGATATAAATCAGGGGATTTAATGTACTACTTACTGCCAGGTAGTACTATTCGAAATGGTTTgacattaattacatcaaacCATGATGTAATTGAAATGGTTAAACTCCACCAAGGTCTGCCAATTGTAGAGTTGTACATTGTTTCATTTGATGAGCCTTTACCCGACAGTGAGTATGAatacgatgatgatgatggtgatgatggGGGGTATTCTAGGATCGAGAGAGACGATCCGTATTGGGATGAGGTATATGAACCGGatctttttgttgaaaataatgaTATTCCTGAGACTTCCATGGGGGGTGACATGGGAGCTGGTCAACATGTTAGTGGGGGGGGCATGAGAGAGGGTGAAGATGTCCCGGGGGAGGGCAGTGTAGACAATGAGGATGGTGAGGAAGGTGAGGAGAGTGAGGAGAGTGAAGATGGTGTTGAGGATaatgatgatgacgatgatgCCAACTCAGACATGGCGCGCAGTGATATTCTAATATCTCCTCCCAACAGTGACGAGGAGGAAGAGGTAGCACCTCAGAGTAAGTATGTTACAAAGTCATCTGAGTTCCAAATGGCTGACTTGGGGCACCCAGAGTTCGTGGTGGGTCAGAAATTCTcatcaattaaaatttttagaacGGCTGTTAGGGAATGTAATTTAAATATGGGGAAGGATattaaattcaagaagaattaCCTCGCGAAGTGTATAGTTGTATGTAGGGATCCAAAATGTAAGTATAGGTTGTATGGTCGCAAATGCAAGGAGGAAGAATCGTTTGAAATACGATCATTCCAGCCTAAACACACTTGCCGGAGGAATCATAAGAATTCGATTGTGAAATCGTCATGGATTGCAGATAAACTGATTGACAAGTTCAGGGCACAACCTAACATGCCTGTAAAGGCAATCCTAGGGGAGGTGAAGGATCGTTGGGGTGTGGAtgtaaaaaaaaacagattgtaTAGAGCGAGAGTACTTGCAAAAGAGAAGATTTGTGGGAAAGTGAATGTTCAATACCAGAAGCTTTGGGATTACTGTGAAACAATAAGGAGAACTAACATTGGTAGTTGTATAATGATGAAGTTGGAGAGACCTATACCTGATCTACCTGCAAAATTCTAG
- the LOC133875102 gene encoding uncharacterized protein LOC133875102: protein MEKQYVVNLVRRTCGCRQWDMTGIPCAHAICAIWSDDADPLDYVDDWYTVDMLKKAYNEIVYPMPGEDHWTKTNGEHVDPPMARIQPGRPRKVRTRGPDEPKNQYRIRKGGVTMRCSRCRGVGHNARTCPRIRREVVNYRGDGMSASQVKLYHV from the coding sequence ATGGAGAAACAATATGTGGTGAACCTAGTGAGGAGAACATGTGGTTGCAGACAATGGGACATGACCGGTatcccatgtgcacatgcaATCTGTGCAATTTGGAGTGATGATGCTGACCCTCTTGATTATGTTGATGATTGGTATACTGTGGACATGCTTAAGAAGGCATATAATGAGATTGTTTATCCAATGCCTGGAGAAGATCACTGGACAAAGACAAACGGCGAGCATGTAGACCCACCAATGGCTAGAATACAACCTGGGAGGCCGAGAAAAGTAAGGACAAGGGGTCCAGACGAGCCTAAAAATCAGTACAGGATAAGGAAGGGTGGGGTTACTATGAGATGCTCCAGATGCAGGGGGGTTGGACACAATGCAAGGACATGTCCCCGGATAAGAAGAGAAGTAGTGAACTACAGAGGAGACGGCATGAGTGCATCTCAGGTGAAATTATATCATGTTTGA